The genomic window AGATTTTTTGAGCAAAAAAGCTTTTTAGAAGTCGAAACACCTATGCTCCACCCAATCCCCGGTGGCGCGAATGCAAAACCTTTTATTACTCATCACAATGCCCTGAATGCCGACAGATATTTACGTATCGCACCAGAGCTTTATTTAAAGCGGCTTATCGTGGGAGGATTTGAAGCGGTTTTTGAACTCAATCGTAACTTCCGCAATGAAGGAATGGACCACTCACATAATCCAGAATTTAGTATGATTGAATTCTATTGGGCATATAAAACATACGAGGACTTAATCACTCTCACACAGGAGCTTTTTAGCTTTATTTTAGAATCTCTTCATCTCCCCAAGATTCTATATTTTAATGACCACGAGATAGACTTTAACAAGTGGAGCATTATTAGCTACAAGGACGCTTTGGTGCAAATCGGCGGACTCGATAAAGAACTTATAAATGATAAAAATGCGCTCCTTAACCTTTTGCAAGAAAAACATCTCAAAGTCGATAGCCAAATGCCCTATGGTAAGCTTTTGGGCGAGGCATTTGATGAATTTGTTGAGCATAAACTCATCAATCCAACTTTTATTACGCAATATCCCATTGAGATTAGCCCACTCGCAAGGCGCAATGATAGAGATTCTAATATCGCCGATAGATTCGAGCTTTTTATCGGTGGGCGGGAGATTGCCAATGGCTTTAGCGAACTCAACGACCCACTAGACCAATTTGAAAGATTTAAAGAACAGGTAAAAGCAAAAGACGCAGGCGATGAGGAAGCACAATATATGGATGAAGACTATGTGTGGGCGCTTGCTCACGGAATGCCACCCACCGCGGGCGAGGGCATAGGAATTGATCGCTTAGTAATGCTTTTAAGTAATGCAAAAACAATTAAAGATGTAATTTTATTTCCTGCATTAAAGCTAACTAAAACAAATTTTGATACAATACATTTTCAAGATTCAGGCGAAAACGCAACCAAACAAGGAGGGTAGATGAGTTACATCATTAAAGAGCAGGATAGTGAGATTTTTGAACTCATAGAGAAAGAGCTAGAGCGGCAAAACGAGCATTTAGAGATGATAGCGAGTGAAAATTTCACATTTCCTAGCGTTATGGAGGCTATGGGAAGCGTTTTGACAAATAAATATGCTGAAGGCTACCCTTTCAAGCGCTATTATGGTGGGTGCGAATTTGTGGATAAAATCGAGGAAATTGCCATTGAGAGAGCAAAAAGGCTTTTTGGGGCAAATTTTGCTAATGTGCAACCGCATTCAGGCTCACAAGCCAATGCAGCAGTCTATGCTGCCCTCCTTAAACCTTACGATAAAATACTCGGTATGGATCTAAGCCACGGCGGACACCTCACGCACGGCGCAAAAGTCAGCACTTCAGGACAGCTTTACCAAAGCTTCTTTTATGGTGTGGAACTCAATGGCTATATCGACTATGATAAACTTGCGCTTCAAGCACAAGTTGTCAAGCCAAATATCCTTGTATGTGGATTTTCAGCCTATACGCGAGAGCTTGATTTCAAAAAATTGCGCGAGATCGCAGATTCAGTAGGAGCTTTACTTATGGGTGATGTAGCGCACGTAGCCGGGCTTGTCGTCGCTGGAGAATATCCCAATCCGTTTCCACATTGCCACGTCGTTACGACAACTACACACAAAACTTTACGCGGACCAAGGGGTGGTATGATACTCACAAACGATGAGGAGTTAAGCGCAAAAATCAATAAAGCTGTGTTTCCCGGTATCCAAGGGGGACCGCTTATGCACGTGATTGCCGGCAAAGCAGTAGGTTTCAAAGAGAATCTAAAGCCAGAGTGGAAAACATACGCAAAACAAGTCAAAGCAAATATTCAAGCCCTTGCAAAAGTGCTTGTAAAGCGCAATTATAACCTTGTGAGTGGTGGGAGCGACAATCACTTGGTGCTTATGAGTTTCTTAAACAACGATTTTAGTGGTAAAGAGGCGGATTTGGCTTTGGGTAATGCCGGAATCACCGTCAATAAAAACACCGTGCCGGGCGAAACTCGCTCACCTTTTGTAACAAGCGGTATTAGAATCGGTTCGCCGGCTTTGAGTGCGCGAGGTATGAAAGAAAAAGAGTTTGAGTGGATTGCAGAAAAAATTGCGGATATCCTTGATGATATTCACAATACAGACTTGCAAGCCAAGATTAAAACTCAAATCAAAGATTTTTCAAAAAGTTTTAGAATCTATGATAAACCAATTTTTTAGCAGGAGGGGAAGTCGTGACAGAGATGGATCTTAAACTCATCAAAATGGACACATCACATTACTATAAACGTGTCAATGGCTTGGGGACAAAAGTCAATCATATGGGACGGATTTTGTATGACAAATATGAAAGAGTCGATGCGATGCTTACTTCAATGCTTATTAGCAAACATTTTAAAAAAGAAATCGTCCTTGCACACTCACTCCTACTTGCCAAAGGGGCGAAAGTGGAAAATATCGTATTTGATTATAATGGGCGCAATCCAGAGAGATTCTACCACCGTGCGCAGTTACTCTTGCGTGAGGAGGGCTTCTTGAACTTTACCGCGTTTCGTTCCAAGACACCCGGGCATTTGCACCTCTATGTGC from Helicobacter typhlonius includes these protein-coding regions:
- the lysS gene encoding lysine--tRNA ligase — its product is MFSNFYVQQRIKKMQLMQDLGLNPYSNELSRTLSNRAFLDKYTYLLESAAPDSQPNPTAHSQNTENPLESQTESIVGRVRFIRLMGKACFIKIQDESAILQAYISKNDVDENFSYIKKILEVGDIINVKGFAFVTKTGELSIHAQSFSILTKSIVPLPEKFHGLSDVELRYRQRYVDLIVNEEVKELFKMRSKIISCVRRFFEQKSFLEVETPMLHPIPGGANAKPFITHHNALNADRYLRIAPELYLKRLIVGGFEAVFELNRNFRNEGMDHSHNPEFSMIEFYWAYKTYEDLITLTQELFSFILESLHLPKILYFNDHEIDFNKWSIISYKDALVQIGGLDKELINDKNALLNLLQEKHLKVDSQMPYGKLLGEAFDEFVEHKLINPTFITQYPIEISPLARRNDRDSNIADRFELFIGGREIANGFSELNDPLDQFERFKEQVKAKDAGDEEAQYMDEDYVWALAHGMPPTAGEGIGIDRLVMLLSNAKTIKDVILFPALKLTKTNFDTIHFQDSGENATKQGG
- a CDS encoding serine hydroxymethyltransferase — translated: MSYIIKEQDSEIFELIEKELERQNEHLEMIASENFTFPSVMEAMGSVLTNKYAEGYPFKRYYGGCEFVDKIEEIAIERAKRLFGANFANVQPHSGSQANAAVYAALLKPYDKILGMDLSHGGHLTHGAKVSTSGQLYQSFFYGVELNGYIDYDKLALQAQVVKPNILVCGFSAYTRELDFKKLREIADSVGALLMGDVAHVAGLVVAGEYPNPFPHCHVVTTTTHKTLRGPRGGMILTNDEELSAKINKAVFPGIQGGPLMHVIAGKAVGFKENLKPEWKTYAKQVKANIQALAKVLVKRNYNLVSGGSDNHLVLMSFLNNDFSGKEADLALGNAGITVNKNTVPGETRSPFVTSGIRIGSPALSARGMKEKEFEWIAEKIADILDDIHNTDLQAKIKTQIKDFSKSFRIYDKPIF
- a CDS encoding DUF1882 domain-containing protein — encoded protein: MTEMDLKLIKMDTSHYYKRVNGLGTKVNHMGRILYDKYERVDAMLTSMLISKHFKKEIVLAHSLLLAKGAKVENIVFDYNGRNPERFYHRAQLLLREEGFLNFTAFRSKTPGHLHLYVHKGHTEINEGKRLAKTLSLKLAQHCPKEWKIFPSDEVPANFNILVLPYDVYAKERGAAWARHM